One part of the Syntrophorhabdaceae bacterium genome encodes these proteins:
- a CDS encoding NAD(P)H-dependent oxidoreductase — MKRLSGSLPHVIIAVYTLLICSSHVQLASVKLASLAALIIIGAIVAGQRGASPVVKAYLVYFVLNAAGLWLAPGESMRVLGTLPASLLYACFLAVAIVPPLAGGTYFTEYFARKTTPEILWKTELFKKINRNMSWIWCGLFAASLVVGAIPVLFQLQRNAIMAVAFQILLPALIQLGIGVQVNKRYPAYYQRKIGISPAQMSQAGAARDVAVQAKSESQKEQTMEDNYKVVIINGTPHGAIGNTSQMTQMVAQALKTEGIATEEIFLAQKRIEFCVGCGVCLEKGRCWRNDDHASIVATLLEAHGLILASPVYFGHVTAQMKVFLDRSLAFGHKPRTTWKPGLAVSVSAGKGETATAAYLSGVLGTYGAFSVGALTSIAVGPGGFLGKEAVEARARDLARDLARAIKDKRSYPVTDNMLTNYLFMGDLVSREKEFMRDDYRYWQDSGLYAGFEAFVGQTFTKQVVNDEMRKEWIKQMVAQEAAQTRQKKEKPAEATKPAHSISCRELIRNMPQGFNREAAGDMKAVYQFDITGSEVFTAHLVISDRTCTYVDGPAPKPDVIIKSPAEVWLAISNGELSGQVAFMSGKYKVEGDLGLLMKLSQVFRA; from the coding sequence ATGAAACGTTTATCAGGTAGTTTACCCCATGTAATTATAGCCGTTTACACCCTGCTCATATGTTCATCTCACGTTCAACTCGCATCAGTGAAACTCGCAAGCCTCGCAGCCCTCATTATTATAGGCGCTATTGTGGCGGGACAAAGAGGGGCATCCCCTGTTGTCAAGGCTTACTTGGTCTACTTTGTGCTGAACGCGGCCGGTCTCTGGTTAGCCCCTGGTGAGTCTATGCGCGTTTTAGGCACACTACCCGCGAGCCTCCTGTATGCGTGTTTCCTTGCAGTAGCAATCGTCCCGCCTCTTGCGGGAGGGACTTATTTCACCGAGTATTTCGCGCGTAAAACCACACCCGAAATCCTGTGGAAGACCGAGCTATTCAAGAAGATCAATAGAAACATGTCATGGATCTGGTGCGGGCTATTTGCCGCTTCCCTCGTTGTCGGGGCAATCCCCGTTCTCTTCCAACTTCAACGAAACGCAATCATGGCCGTGGCTTTTCAAATACTCTTACCCGCCTTGATCCAGCTTGGTATCGGTGTGCAGGTAAACAAACGGTATCCGGCATACTATCAAAGAAAGATCGGCATCAGTCCAGCGCAAATGTCTCAAGCCGGCGCCGCGCGAGATGTTGCCGTTCAAGCCAAATCCGAATCACAAAAGGAGCAAACCATGGAAGACAACTACAAAGTAGTAATAATCAATGGCACCCCTCACGGCGCTATAGGCAACACGAGCCAGATGACTCAGATGGTTGCACAAGCCCTCAAAACAGAGGGAATAGCCACCGAGGAAATTTTCCTCGCACAGAAAAGAATCGAGTTCTGCGTGGGTTGCGGGGTCTGTCTCGAGAAAGGACGGTGCTGGCGCAATGACGATCACGCCTCGATTGTTGCCACACTGCTTGAAGCGCATGGTCTGATTCTCGCATCCCCCGTCTATTTCGGACACGTGACGGCCCAGATGAAGGTCTTTCTTGACCGGTCTTTGGCATTCGGTCACAAGCCGCGGACCACCTGGAAACCGGGACTCGCCGTGAGTGTCTCCGCCGGCAAGGGTGAAACTGCCACAGCTGCCTATCTTTCCGGCGTACTCGGGACCTATGGGGCCTTTTCCGTGGGTGCCCTCACTTCCATTGCGGTAGGCCCCGGCGGCTTTCTGGGAAAAGAAGCGGTAGAGGCGCGGGCACGTGATCTGGCACGCGATCTCGCACGCGCCATCAAGGACAAACGGTCGTATCCCGTCACAGATAACATGCTCACCAATTATCTCTTCATGGGGGATCTCGTGAGCCGCGAAAAAGAGTTCATGCGTGACGATTACCGCTACTGGCAGGACTCAGGACTCTACGCGGGTTTTGAGGCATTTGTGGGGCAGACCTTCACCAAACAGGTCGTGAACGATGAGATGCGAAAAGAGTGGATAAAACAGATGGTGGCGCAAGAGGCGGCCCAAACCAGACAAAAAAAAGAGAAGCCTGCGGAAGCAACAAAACCTGCTCACAGCATAAGCTGCAGAGAGCTGATCAGGAACATGCCCCAGGGGTTCAACAGAGAGGCCGCGGGCGACATGAAGGCCGTCTATCAGTTCGATATTACGGGATCCGAGGTGTTCACGGCCCACCTCGTCATATCGGATAGGACCTGCACCTACGTGGATGGACCCGCACCCAAACCTGATGTGATTATCAAGTCCCCTGCAGAGGTCTGGCTGGCCATTTCAAACGGAGAGCTCTCCGGGCAAGTGGCGTTTATGTCCGGCAAGTACAAGGTGGAAGGAGACCTTGGTCTGCTTATGAAACTCTCCCAGGTATTCCGCGCGTAA
- a CDS encoding MerR family transcriptional regulator codes for MIKKTSRDTLRMKDLTEATGLPKSTILHYVAQGLLPEPTRTGRNMAYYNPACIERAKFIKRMQGRYSFPLDRIKKLLRLSDEGKDITHLVELDAVIFGAEEAVSVDEKEYLRATGLTREELSELLAANLILPWADGSYRPDDIEAGRALAAALKRGIKARDLTFFVRAARDLSDHMMRLRERLTSHLPDEEDARVTAELTHGARLLRNYVLDHTFQRRVSAAKSLKDKELLS; via the coding sequence ATGATAAAGAAAACCAGCAGAGATACCCTGAGAATGAAAGATTTGACCGAGGCAACGGGTCTACCTAAATCGACAATTCTCCACTACGTGGCGCAGGGTCTCTTGCCGGAACCGACAAGGACGGGGCGGAACATGGCCTACTATAATCCGGCCTGCATAGAACGGGCAAAATTCATCAAAAGGATGCAGGGGCGTTACTCGTTCCCTCTTGACAGGATCAAGAAACTCCTTCGGTTGAGCGATGAAGGTAAAGACATCACCCATCTGGTGGAGCTGGATGCGGTCATCTTCGGGGCGGAAGAGGCCGTAAGCGTAGACGAAAAGGAATACCTGAGGGCAACCGGCCTTACTCGCGAAGAGCTCTCCGAGCTTCTTGCGGCTAACCTCATTTTACCGTGGGCGGACGGCTCTTACAGGCCTGACGACATAGAAGCCGGTCGGGCGCTGGCCGCTGCCCTCAAGAGAGGGATCAAGGCAAGGGACCTTACGTTCTTCGTGAGAGCCGCCAGGGACCTAAGCGACCACATGATGCGCCTGCGTGAGCGTCTTACCAGCCACCTTCCAGACGAAGAGGATGCGCGCGTTACCGCAGAGCTCACGCACGGCGCCAGACTGTTACGCAACTACGTGCTCGACCATACTTTTCAGCGCCGCGTATCGGCGGCCAAGAGTCTTAAAGACAAGGAGCTTCTCTCATGA
- a CDS encoding GNAT family N-acetyltransferase, which translates to MLKAEVVRTVDDKIVETTVLISRDVYPVGWACGNPQEYYSQMLIKEDNIHVVLHSDEKEVGFLFAIPHNIAVDELKDADPLMKPDSQAYYIENVAVLQAYRKKGAFSKMLSCLKEELKQRDISRISLHARVSNSLSRNIQRNMNIVEVRRIERWQYYDYKEPTDYIVAEW; encoded by the coding sequence ATGTTAAAGGCGGAGGTTGTGCGTACGGTCGATGACAAGATCGTGGAGACTACCGTCTTGATCAGTCGAGATGTCTATCCTGTGGGATGGGCCTGCGGCAACCCTCAAGAGTATTACAGTCAAATGCTCATCAAAGAGGACAATATTCATGTCGTGCTGCATAGCGACGAAAAAGAGGTGGGCTTTCTTTTTGCCATCCCTCACAATATCGCCGTGGATGAATTAAAGGACGCCGACCCCCTCATGAAGCCGGATTCCCAAGCGTACTACATTGAAAATGTGGCAGTCCTTCAGGCGTATCGGAAAAAAGGGGCCTTCAGTAAGATGCTCTCGTGTCTCAAAGAAGAATTGAAACAAAGAGACATTTCAAGAATAAGTTTGCACGCACGGGTATCAAACAGTTTGAGCAGAAACATCCAGCGGAATATGAACATCGTTGAGGTGCGAAGAATCGAGCGGTGGCAATACTACGACTATAAGGAGCCAACCGACTATATCGTGGCAGAATGGTGA
- a CDS encoding flavodoxin, whose amino-acid sequence MQVDTTRKILVAYFSHSGNTREFADHIRRGVGGDAFEIEAKAPYPHDYDAVVKQARQELNSGYKPELKTKIENIKSYDLVFIGYPNWWGTVPGPVKTFLSLYDLSGKTIVPFCTHAGSGLGRSVTDISKLCPKSIVLNGAAFWGRDAKVAQNKVSEWLQKITITK is encoded by the coding sequence ATGCAAGTTGACACAACCAGGAAGATACTGGTCGCCTATTTTTCCCATAGTGGCAACACACGTGAATTCGCCGATCACATCCGCCGGGGTGTGGGCGGCGATGCTTTTGAGATTGAGGCTAAGGCGCCCTATCCTCATGACTACGATGCAGTTGTAAAACAGGCAAGGCAGGAGCTCAATTCCGGCTATAAACCGGAATTGAAGACAAAGATCGAAAATATCAAATCGTACGATCTGGTATTTATAGGATACCCTAATTGGTGGGGCACCGTGCCCGGTCCGGTGAAAACCTTCTTGTCTCTGTACGATTTGTCGGGAAAGACCATCGTACCATTTTGCACACACGCAGGAAGCGGCCTCGGACGGAGCGTTACCGATATTTCAAAACTCTGTCCAAAATCGATCGTGCTTAATGGCGCTGCCTTTTGGGGAAGGGATGCCAAAGTTGCACAAAACAAAGTGTCTGAATGGCTGCAAAAAATCACCATTACGAAATGA
- a CDS encoding DUF3147 family protein: MGKRLPAAAGLIATMPLAGALVLVWIYLENRGDPRIMQAFSRGALWGILPSILFYLVAFVCFKKELPLPIVLVASFGVWAIAACIHQLMIK, from the coding sequence ATCGGAAAGAGGCTTCCCGCGGCGGCCGGGCTCATAGCCACCATGCCTCTTGCCGGGGCGCTGGTTCTTGTCTGGATATATTTGGAAAACAGGGGCGACCCGCGTATCATGCAAGCGTTTTCCAGGGGCGCGCTCTGGGGAATCCTGCCGAGCATCCTTTTCTATCTTGTAGCGTTCGTCTGCTTCAAAAAGGAGCTTCCACTTCCGATCGTTCTTGTGGCAAGCTTCGGTGTCTGGGCAATAGCCGCATGCATCCATCAACTGATGATCAAATGA
- a CDS encoding UGSC family (seleno)protein — translation MPTAPVMTFAFEDVVKGFALDKGMPGQRFVFTPHPIANIPAATCREYLSGNDPVTGRPIVQELVSALTSPLTDEEKKTGFIQRPVRSRLIGPDTEERLQRLFYANGFTDGLPIVLPTEERVRAMLKGTSHRPDELAGKMQASSVREFWSYTVEKVAINAVMAGAKPEHFPVILAIASTGVPAIFTSTTSFARMVVVNGPIRNKINMNAGIGALGPFNEANAVIGRAWTLLSKNLGNAGSPGSVYMGSHGNNLNYNNLCFPEKEQSLPEGWKPFHVQKGFKAEESVVSVFSGHYLIYGDALANSRCSPPVEQCRYSELIKFMIQDFNSVGPYRTVKATILLDPTAAKRMKDVEGFGSKEQLEQWLKDNIMIPVWEYWVTYPKDYQAGKSGTEPFASWLKLPPETIVPVKKYNPPKPYEVPGIILKDPISIIVVGGETLPVWYVGNFDYITSASVDKWK, via the coding sequence GTGCCTACTGCACCTGTTATGACTTTCGCCTTTGAAGATGTTGTAAAGGGTTTTGCCCTGGACAAGGGGATGCCCGGCCAGAGATTCGTTTTTACCCCTCACCCGATTGCCAATATACCGGCAGCCACATGCCGGGAGTATTTGTCGGGCAATGATCCGGTCACGGGTAGGCCCATCGTTCAGGAGCTTGTCTCTGCGCTTACCTCACCCTTGACAGATGAGGAAAAGAAAACGGGATTTATACAGAGACCGGTACGCTCAAGACTCATCGGTCCGGATACGGAAGAAAGACTCCAGCGCCTCTTCTATGCAAACGGCTTTACAGATGGACTTCCCATCGTGCTTCCCACGGAAGAGAGAGTACGGGCCATGCTCAAAGGAACGAGTCACAGGCCCGATGAACTGGCAGGCAAGATGCAGGCCTCTTCGGTACGCGAATTCTGGTCCTACACGGTGGAGAAGGTCGCCATCAATGCAGTAATGGCAGGGGCCAAACCGGAGCATTTCCCCGTAATTCTGGCCATAGCGTCAACAGGGGTGCCCGCTATCTTCACCTCAACAACTTCGTTCGCAAGAATGGTAGTCGTGAACGGACCCATCCGCAACAAGATCAACATGAATGCCGGCATAGGTGCGCTCGGTCCCTTTAATGAGGCCAATGCCGTCATCGGACGAGCCTGGACATTGCTTTCGAAGAATCTCGGTAATGCAGGGTCACCCGGGTCCGTTTACATGGGCAGTCACGGAAATAATTTGAACTACAACAATCTTTGTTTTCCAGAAAAAGAGCAGAGCCTGCCCGAAGGGTGGAAACCCTTCCATGTCCAGAAAGGGTTTAAAGCGGAAGAAAGCGTTGTAAGCGTCTTCTCAGGCCATTATCTGATTTACGGTGACGCGCTTGCCAATTCACGCTGCTCGCCTCCCGTTGAGCAATGCCGGTACTCGGAATTGATAAAGTTTATGATACAGGATTTTAATTCCGTCGGGCCGTATCGCACGGTGAAGGCAACCATACTGCTCGATCCGACAGCCGCAAAAAGAATGAAAGACGTGGAAGGCTTCGGCAGCAAGGAACAGTTGGAACAGTGGCTCAAGGACAACATAATGATACCGGTCTGGGAGTATTGGGTCACCTATCCCAAAGATTACCAGGCAGGCAAATCAGGGACCGAGCCCTTCGCATCGTGGTTGAAGCTGCCTCCGGAAACAATAGTTCCGGTCAAGAAGTATAATCCGCCGAAGCCATACGAAGTTCCCGGCATAATCCTGAAAGACCCTATCAGCATAATAGTAGTGGGCGGAGAAACACTTCCTGTCTGGTATGTTGGAAACTTCGATTATATAACGAGTGCATCGGTAGACAAGTGGAAATGA
- a CDS encoding methyl-accepting chemotaxis protein has product MKLKDIRIGLRLTGGFGFFMLITVLLWLVVSAGIRGIDKIPMPDLSVGAWLIIVVSLAGWITVGCLFSFMLVRSITAPIGRLNALHHLLGSGDLTIDVRVNRKDELGKDMVEIKGLIERWRQIIGNVKSVAANISSAGNQLSASAEQMSKGSLLQMERTSQVATSSEEMSQTILDIARNTGNIAESASETAKVAKGGQEIVGNSVREVREIAETVDETSTFIKTLGDRSNQIGEIVNVINDIADQTNLLALNAAIEAARAGEQGRGFAVVADEVRKLAERTANATSEIGTMIKAIQDGVKNAIVAMENATRKAEAGVQLSIEGGNSLNDIVERVNELLAMSQQIASATEQMSATSEEINRDIEQIASVSRETSASSGQTSEAATELAKLSIALEQAVSGFKLPK; this is encoded by the coding sequence ATGAAACTCAAGGATATCAGAATAGGCCTACGTCTGACAGGCGGGTTCGGGTTCTTCATGCTGATAACGGTCCTTCTCTGGCTCGTCGTATCTGCGGGCATACGCGGCATCGATAAAATCCCCATGCCTGATTTGAGCGTGGGTGCCTGGCTCATTATCGTCGTGAGCCTGGCGGGATGGATCACCGTCGGATGTCTTTTCTCCTTCATGCTTGTCCGCAGCATTACAGCACCCATAGGCAGACTCAACGCTCTGCATCATCTGTTGGGCAGCGGAGACCTTACCATTGACGTCAGAGTAAACAGGAAGGACGAGCTCGGTAAGGACATGGTGGAAATCAAGGGACTCATTGAACGATGGAGGCAAATCATCGGGAACGTCAAATCCGTGGCGGCCAACATTTCGTCAGCCGGAAACCAATTGAGCGCCAGCGCAGAGCAGATGTCCAAGGGCTCCCTTTTGCAAATGGAGAGGACATCGCAGGTTGCCACCTCATCCGAGGAAATGTCTCAGACCATCCTTGACATAGCGCGAAACACAGGCAACATCGCAGAGTCCGCTTCTGAGACAGCGAAAGTGGCCAAGGGCGGGCAGGAAATAGTGGGCAATTCGGTGAGGGAGGTGAGGGAGATTGCCGAGACCGTGGACGAAACCTCCACATTCATCAAAACTCTCGGAGACCGTTCCAACCAAATAGGTGAAATCGTCAACGTCATAAACGATATTGCTGACCAGACCAATCTTCTCGCCCTGAATGCGGCAATCGAAGCGGCCCGGGCCGGAGAACAGGGCAGGGGATTTGCCGTTGTCGCCGATGAAGTCAGAAAACTGGCCGAGAGAACGGCCAACGCGACATCGGAAATTGGCACCATGATCAAGGCAATACAGGACGGAGTGAAGAACGCCATCGTTGCCATGGAAAATGCCACAAGAAAGGCCGAGGCAGGTGTTCAACTTTCGATTGAAGGGGGTAATTCTCTCAACGATATTGTCGAGCGGGTCAACGAGCTTCTTGCCATGTCCCAGCAGATAGCGTCTGCCACCGAACAGATGAGCGCCACATCCGAGGAAATAAACAGGGACATAGAGCAGATCGCATCTGTTTCCAGAGAGACCTCTGCAAGCTCCGGGCAGACGTCAGAGGCGGCCACGGAGCTTGCCAAGCTCTCCATAGCTTTGGAACAGGCGGTAAGCGGGTTTAAGCTCCCTAAATAG